In one Parvibaculum sp. genomic region, the following are encoded:
- a CDS encoding glycosyltransferase, with protein sequence MRIVLVGNYNEKRAGANFYATVRKLTNGFVRNGHLVIPFSDRDVAREQGRFGVGRGGEGHVNRRLLELCENFRPDLLVLLHADKIRNDTVRKLRSMLPALRVATVNLDALFVAENVQRIRRQAEVADATFLTTAGDHLRQFVTPTHRVAFIPNPADRSIETLECFARDDQPFDFLCAIGTERTTPRRGQFMREIAARVPEARYAYYGLAERPYVYGSAYFEAIASARMGLNLNRADDHYLYSSDRFAQYAGNGLLVFVSRSTGYDEIFSDDEFAFYRDLDELTERLRYFLKNDGERQRVARNGHARYHALFSEVLVARFIEDAVFDRAPSGDYAWPTEIHSC encoded by the coding sequence ATGCGGATCGTGTTAGTGGGCAACTACAATGAAAAGCGGGCGGGCGCCAATTTCTATGCGACGGTGCGCAAGCTGACGAACGGTTTTGTGCGCAACGGTCATCTGGTGATACCCTTCAGCGATCGCGACGTGGCGCGTGAACAGGGCCGTTTCGGCGTCGGACGTGGCGGCGAGGGCCACGTCAACCGGCGTTTGCTGGAGCTTTGCGAGAATTTCCGGCCAGACCTGCTGGTGCTGCTCCATGCCGACAAGATCAGAAACGACACTGTACGTAAACTGCGTTCCATGTTGCCTGCGCTTCGGGTCGCGACGGTCAATCTCGATGCGCTCTTTGTCGCAGAGAATGTCCAGCGCATCCGCCGTCAGGCGGAGGTCGCAGACGCGACTTTCCTGACGACGGCCGGTGACCATCTTCGCCAGTTTGTAACGCCGACGCATCGTGTCGCCTTCATTCCCAATCCGGCCGATCGTTCAATCGAGACGCTCGAATGTTTTGCCCGCGACGATCAGCCGTTCGACTTTTTGTGTGCGATAGGAACCGAACGGACGACGCCGAGGCGCGGCCAGTTCATGCGCGAGATCGCGGCCCGGGTGCCGGAGGCGCGCTATGCGTATTATGGACTGGCAGAGCGGCCTTACGTATATGGCAGCGCCTATTTCGAGGCGATCGCATCGGCGCGCATGGGCCTCAATCTCAACCGGGCCGATGACCATTATCTCTATTCGTCGGACCGTTTCGCCCAGTATGCCGGCAACGGGCTGCTCGTTTTCGTTTCGCGGTCGACCGGATATGACGAGATTTTTTCCGACGATGAATTCGCCTTCTACCGCGATCTCGACGAGTTAACGGAGCGGTTGCGCTATTTTCTGAAGAACGATGGCGAACGCCAGCGCGTCGCGCGTAACGGCCATGCGCGCTATCACGCGCTGTTCAGCGAGGTTTTGGTGGCGCGCTTCATCGAAGATGCTGTTTTCGACCGCGCGCCATCCGGCGACTATGCCTGGCCGACCGAAATTCACAGTTGCTGA
- a CDS encoding TIGR00282 family metallophosphoesterase, whose protein sequence is MRLLFLGDIVGRSGRDALVAELPGLRRQLGLDFVIVNGENAAGGFGITGAICDDVFDAGADVITLGNHSWDQREALVHIEREPRLIRPVNYPSGTPGRGATLVESASGARVLVVNALGRVFMEALDCPFEAIDRQLDACPLGQAADAIVVDMHAEATSEKMAMGHFCDGRASLVVGTHSHVPTADAQVLPGGTAYQTDAGMCGDYNSVIGMEKDEPLNRFTTKIPSGRFQPAMGPATLCGVFVETDAASGLARRVEPVRIGGRLRAALPET, encoded by the coding sequence ATGAGACTGTTGTTTCTCGGCGATATTGTGGGCCGCAGCGGGCGGGATGCGCTGGTTGCCGAACTGCCGGGGTTGCGGCGGCAACTCGGGCTGGATTTCGTCATCGTCAATGGCGAGAACGCCGCCGGCGGATTCGGCATCACCGGCGCGATCTGCGACGATGTGTTCGACGCTGGCGCCGACGTCATCACGCTCGGTAATCATTCGTGGGATCAGCGCGAGGCGCTGGTTCATATCGAGCGGGAGCCGCGGCTGATCCGGCCGGTCAACTATCCGTCCGGTACGCCGGGACGCGGCGCGACGCTGGTGGAGAGTGCATCCGGCGCGCGCGTGCTGGTTGTGAACGCGCTCGGCCGCGTTTTCATGGAGGCGCTCGATTGTCCGTTTGAGGCGATCGACCGTCAGCTCGATGCCTGTCCGCTGGGACAGGCTGCGGATGCTATCGTGGTCGATATGCATGCCGAAGCGACGTCGGAGAAAATGGCGATGGGCCATTTCTGTGACGGCCGCGCGTCGCTTGTCGTCGGCACGCATAGCCATGTGCCGACGGCCGACGCACAGGTGCTTCCCGGCGGCACCGCGTACCAGACGGATGCAGGTATGTGCGGCGACTATAATTCGGTCATCGGAATGGAGAAGGACGAACCGCTCAACCGTTTCACCACAAAAATTCCAAGCGGGCGTTTTCAGCCGGCCATGGGGCCGGCGACGTTGTGTGGCGTGTTCGTGGAGACGGATGCGGCGTCGGGCCTTGCGCGGCGTGTCGAACCGGTTCGCATCGGCGGACGCCTGCGCGCCGCTTTACCGGAGACGTGA
- a CDS encoding 5-formyltetrahydrofolate cyclo-ligase, translated as MSAAKRAARAAAILRRDAARDAAGPDAGARIADHFFKAVLLPRQASIAGYVAMGSEADPAEVIARASAAGHVCALPRVAHQDAPLVFLQWRPGDALVAGAHGTREPAPGALACRPDVVLVPLLAFDARGRRIGYGGGYYDRTLAALRHEGTGIVAVGIAFSAQEAEDLPEEEFDARLDWVVTETGARAFAAAPRGV; from the coding sequence ATGAGTGCGGCGAAGCGCGCGGCGCGCGCGGCAGCGATCCTGCGTCGCGATGCCGCGCGGGATGCAGCCGGGCCCGACGCCGGCGCCCGCATCGCCGATCATTTTTTCAAAGCCGTTCTGTTGCCGCGGCAGGCCTCGATCGCCGGCTATGTGGCGATGGGAAGCGAAGCCGATCCGGCGGAGGTCATCGCGCGCGCCTCTGCGGCGGGTCATGTCTGTGCGCTGCCGCGCGTCGCGCACCAGGATGCGCCTCTGGTTTTTCTTCAATGGCGGCCGGGCGATGCGCTTGTCGCCGGTGCGCACGGGACGCGCGAGCCGGCGCCGGGCGCGCTCGCCTGCCGTCCCGATGTGGTGCTCGTGCCGCTGCTTGCCTTCGACGCCCGGGGCCGTCGCATCGGTTATGGCGGCGGCTATTACGACCGCACGCTGGCGGCGCTCCGCCACGAAGGCACCGGAATAGTGGCGGTCGGCATTGCCTTTTCGGCGCAGGAAGCCGAAGACCTGCCGGAAGAGGAATTCGATGCCCGGCTCGACTGGGTTGTAACCGAAACGGGCGCGCGCGCTTTCGCCGCCGCGCCGCGCGGAGTGTGA
- the zapA gene encoding cell division protein ZapA: MGQVKVSLNDRTYTVACGDGEEDHVRELAAYMNKHMTALAQEVGQVGDARLLLMAGLLITDELSEALQKTKLLDQEIENLSGARSSALDRSREAEDALADVLDNAARRIEDLAKRIEAA; the protein is encoded by the coding sequence ATGGGACAGGTCAAGGTTTCGCTGAACGATCGCACCTACACCGTTGCCTGCGGCGACGGCGAAGAAGATCACGTCCGCGAACTTGCCGCTTATATGAACAAGCATATGACGGCGCTGGCGCAGGAAGTCGGGCAAGTGGGCGATGCACGGTTGCTGCTGATGGCCGGGTTGCTGATTACCGACGAATTGTCGGAAGCGCTGCAAAAGACCAAATTGCTCGACCAGGAGATCGAAAATCTCTCCGGTGCGCGCTCCTCGGCGCTGGACCGGTCGCGGGAGGCGGAGGACGCGCTTGCCGACGTGCTCGACAATGCGGCGCGCCGCATCGAGGACCTTGCCAAGCGCATCGAGGCGGCGTGA
- a CDS encoding DUF4164 family protein: MTKLDSAMERFSSAVDRLEATINRQVVRLQAAKSLQAQTDTLKEDRAALAEELDQMRSEARRLNELNERASETLADAIEGIREVLADA; this comes from the coding sequence ATGACCAAACTCGATTCGGCGATGGAGCGCTTCTCAAGCGCGGTCGACAGGCTTGAAGCGACGATCAATCGCCAGGTGGTGCGGCTGCAGGCGGCAAAGAGCCTGCAGGCACAAACCGATACGCTCAAGGAAGACAGGGCCGCGCTTGCCGAGGAGCTCGACCAGATGCGGTCGGAAGCGCGCCGCCTCAACGAACTCAATGAACGCGCTTCGGAGACGCTGGCGGATGCCATCGAAGGCATTCGCGAGGTATTGGCGGACGCCTGA
- the tkt gene encoding transketolase: MTPTEKSALAATVEASAGKAPAASHHNLANAIRALAMDAVQQANCGHPGMPMGTADIATVLFTRFLKIDPRAPHWPDRDRFVLSAGHGSMLLYAVNYLLGYEDMTIEQIRNFRQLGSITAGHPEYGHAAGVETTTGPLGQGIATAVGMALAERLQAARFSDKIVDHYTYVLASDGDLMEGVSHEAIGLAGHLKLSKLIVLYDDNGITIDGALSLSESGDALKRFEAAGWNATRIDGHNPDEIAAAIEKARKSDRPTLIACRTVIGYGAPNKQGKSSAHGSPLGPDEIALARTTLGWSAEPFVVPSETLDAWRIAGLRNVKARKAWEDRLAALDAPARTEFERRLAGDLPAELGKAIAAFKEKLVAEKPKWATRKSSEEALNVINAVLPETIGGSADLTGSNNTRSKEQKVVTAEDFSGSFIHYGIREHGMAAAMNGIALHKGLIPYSGTFLVFTDYCRPAIRLSALMGQRVVYVMTHDSIGLGEDGPTHQPVEHLASLRAIPNLLVFRPADAVETLECWQLALEAKDTPSVLALTRQNLPAVRLENSDKNLCGRGAYELSPASAKAKISLLATGSEVEIAMAAQAQLEKDGIPARVVSMPCLELFEQQSREFRAGMLGEGTVKIAIEAAVRYGWDRYIGADGDFIGMEGFGASAPAPDLYKHFNITAEAAVAAAKARLAEIS, from the coding sequence ATGACACCAACCGAAAAATCCGCCCTCGCCGCGACGGTGGAAGCCTCAGCCGGAAAAGCGCCGGCGGCTTCCCATCACAATCTCGCCAATGCCATTCGGGCGCTGGCGATGGATGCGGTGCAGCAGGCCAATTGCGGTCACCCCGGCATGCCGATGGGGACGGCCGACATCGCAACGGTCCTCTTCACCCGTTTCCTGAAAATCGACCCGCGCGCGCCCCACTGGCCCGACCGCGACCGCTTCGTGCTTTCGGCAGGCCACGGTTCGATGCTGCTTTACGCCGTCAACTACCTGCTCGGCTATGAAGACATGACGATCGAGCAAATCCGCAATTTCCGGCAGCTCGGAAGCATCACCGCCGGCCACCCGGAATACGGCCACGCGGCGGGCGTTGAAACCACCACAGGCCCGCTCGGTCAGGGCATCGCGACGGCGGTCGGCATGGCGCTGGCCGAACGCCTGCAAGCCGCCCGTTTCAGCGACAAGATCGTCGATCACTACACTTACGTGCTGGCCTCCGACGGCGACCTGATGGAAGGCGTCAGCCACGAGGCGATCGGCCTTGCCGGCCACCTGAAACTGTCGAAGCTGATCGTCCTCTACGACGACAACGGCATCACCATCGACGGCGCGTTGTCGCTTTCGGAATCGGGCGACGCGCTGAAGCGCTTCGAAGCCGCCGGCTGGAACGCCACCCGCATCGACGGCCACAACCCCGACGAGATCGCCGCCGCCATCGAAAAGGCCCGCAAATCCGACCGCCCGACACTGATCGCCTGCCGCACGGTGATCGGCTATGGCGCGCCCAACAAGCAGGGCAAGTCGTCCGCGCATGGCTCGCCGCTCGGCCCCGACGAAATCGCGCTGGCGCGCACCACGCTTGGCTGGTCGGCCGAACCTTTCGTCGTGCCGAGCGAAACGCTGGACGCGTGGCGCATTGCCGGGCTGCGCAACGTCAAGGCGCGCAAGGCCTGGGAAGACCGGCTGGCCGCACTGGACGCGCCTGCCCGCACCGAATTCGAACGCCGCCTCGCCGGCGACCTGCCGGCCGAACTCGGCAAGGCGATTGCCGCGTTCAAGGAAAAGCTTGTCGCCGAGAAACCGAAATGGGCAACGCGCAAATCCTCCGAGGAAGCGCTGAACGTCATCAACGCCGTGCTGCCGGAAACGATCGGCGGTTCGGCCGACCTGACCGGCTCCAACAACACACGCTCGAAAGAGCAGAAGGTCGTGACGGCGGAGGACTTCTCGGGCTCCTTCATCCATTACGGCATTCGCGAACACGGCATGGCCGCCGCGATGAACGGCATCGCGCTGCACAAGGGCCTGATCCCCTATTCCGGCACGTTCCTCGTTTTCACCGACTACTGCCGTCCGGCAATCCGCCTGTCGGCGCTGATGGGCCAGCGCGTCGTCTATGTGATGACGCATGACTCGATCGGACTTGGCGAGGACGGCCCCACGCACCAGCCGGTCGAGCATCTGGCGAGCCTGCGCGCGATACCGAACCTGCTGGTCTTCCGCCCGGCCGACGCCGTCGAGACGCTCGAATGCTGGCAGCTTGCGCTTGAGGCAAAGGACACGCCCTCGGTGCTGGCCCTGACGCGCCAGAACCTCCCGGCCGTCCGCCTCGAGAATTCGGACAAGAACCTTTGCGGACGCGGCGCCTACGAACTCTCGCCGGCCTCGGCCAAGGCGAAAATCTCGCTGCTGGCGACGGGCTCCGAAGTCGAGATCGCCATGGCGGCACAGGCGCAACTCGAAAAAGACGGCATTCCGGCGCGCGTCGTCTCGATGCCCTGCCTTGAGCTCTTCGAACAACAGTCGCGCGAATTCCGCGCCGGTATGCTCGGCGAAGGCACCGTGAAAATCGCGATCGAAGCGGCGGTCCGCTATGGCTGGGACCGCTATATCGGCGCCGATGGCGACTTCATCGGCATGGAAGGTTTCGGCGCCTCGGCGCCGGCGCCCGATCTCTACAAGCACTTCAACATCACCGCCGAGGCGGCCGTGGCCGCGGCCAAAGCGCGGCTGGCGGAAATTTCGTAA